The Ooceraea biroi isolate clonal line C1 chromosome 1, Obir_v5.4, whole genome shotgun sequence genome has a window encoding:
- the LOC105277778 gene encoding lysocardiolipin acyltransferase 1 codes for MHRFVRGILYCALWYGSIVAGFLFIACPLLPLLLISPSKFRKCGDLLFSCWELYPTALLNALGVKIYVSGDHISPHESAVLIMNHRTRVDWNFLWAAMYQACMPSVACHKLKFILKDPIRHIPGPGWIMQMNGFLYITRRWEEDRGRLSRTLDYLVALDNRTQLLIFPEGTDLTESSKEKSDRYAMQHHLPLYTYTLHPKTTGFAYLVQHLQRASFLDAVYDLTIAYPDYIPQSETDLIKGKFPDEVHFHIKRISFADIPAHDLTLRKWLENRWSDKEVILKQFYERKAFSAEIWPMAKILPLRIAFGFWSILTGITVFSLIVSPIFQLWALFNAILFIGLSIFNTSFSQLEMGWYWRWKSPSRIKRSS; via the exons ATGCATAGATTTGTACGTGGTATATTATACTGTGCTCTGTGGTATGGTAGTATAGTAGCAGGCTTTTTATTTATCGCCTGTCCGCTTTTACCGCTATTATTAATCAGTCCATCAAAATTCCGAAAATGCGGAGATCTATTATTTTCGTGCTGGGAACTCTATCCTACC GCCCTGTTGAACGCGTTGGGTGTGAAAATCTATGTATCTGGTGATCATATATCGCCCCATGAATCGGCCGTGCTTATAATGAATCACAGGACAAGGGTAGATTGGAATTTTCTATGGGCAGCAATGTATCAAGCGTGCATGCCCAGTGTAGCCTGtcacaaattaaaattcattttaaagGATCCTATACGACACATTCCCGGTCCAG GATGGATAATGCAAATGAATGGCTTCCTTTACATAACACGACGCTGGGAGGAAGATCGAGGCCGATTATCACGTACTCTCGATTATTTGGTTGCGTTGGATAATCGTACGCAATTGTTGATATTTCCGGAGGGCACTGATTTAACGGAGAGCAGTAAGGAAAAGTCGGACAGATACGCCATGCAACATCATTTACCACTGTATACTTATACCCTACATCCGAAAACGACGGGCTTCGCTTATTTGGTGCAACATCTTCAACGCGCGAGTTTCCTGGATGCTGTGTATGATTTAACGATAGCGTATCCAGACTACATACCCCAATCCGAAACCGACTTAATTAAGGGAAAATTCCCGGACGAAGTACATTTCCACATAAAGCGGATATCGTTTGCGGATATACCAGCGCACGATTTGACTTTACGGAAGTGGCTGGAGAACAGATGGTCTGACAAGGAGGTAATATTAAAGCAATTCTACGAGCGCAAAGCGTTCTCCGCTGAGATTTGGCCGATGGCAAAAATACTACCGCTGCGAATCGCGTTTGGATTCTGGAGTATATTGACAG GGATAACGGTATTCTCACTCATTGTCTCTCCGATCTTCCAATTATGGGCTTTGTTTAATGCAATATTGTTTATCGGGTTGTCGATTTTTAATACTAGTTTCAGTCAACTTGAGATGGGTTGGTATTGGCGATGGAAGAGTCCTT